The following coding sequences are from one Pelmatolapia mariae isolate MD_Pm_ZW linkage group LG4, Pm_UMD_F_2, whole genome shotgun sequence window:
- the LOC134626813 gene encoding LOW QUALITY PROTEIN: alpha-N-acetylgalactosaminide alpha-2,6-sialyltransferase 2 (The sequence of the model RefSeq protein was modified relative to this genomic sequence to represent the inferred CDS: inserted 2 bases in 1 codon), with protein MGLITGGNEAAYRDEVLRLSEWCASNNLALNITKTKELILDFRLCPPAHQRRMFKKAQQQLHFLRVLRKKQLNTPLLMTFYRSTIESLLTCAVTVWHASCTEADKKRLQRVALQIHTGQNRLRDSFFPKAITILNSNLYKSNSVILTVIDRFSKAAHFVALPKLPTALETARLLTNHMFRLHGILTDIVSNRGRSSHHGSGKSSATPSELRELCLVLAAASLRCEEEDGSNKEEPGYKKIEAPCSLRKDVRKHPVFRRKFQFSVPVLQWAESQNDXWEQLKPPYGWKELPVNVLDSTLSLLKSSNLFDGRSPGRCIRCAVVGNGGTLRGSRQGMNIDSHDFVFRMNGAVITGFEEDVGTRTSFHGFTTNTLKHTLSWYRDNGFNEIPQSPETKYIFIPSDLRDYVMIAAAIREQTVSWGTDRGDRPWEHFGHQAAENFRLLHPGFISYVTHNFLSSPRLADVRVREMYMPSTGALMLMTALHTCDQVSAFGFYYASFSDHYYDSVWRPLNFYANHDPPMEGQLWEELYRQRIIMLYQRSADS; from the exons ATGGGGCTGATCACAGGGGGAAATGAGGCGGCTTACAGAGATGAGGTCCTGAGACTGAGTGAATGGTGTGCATCAAACAACCTGGCACTTAACATCACCAAGACCAAGGAACTCATCCTGGACTTCAGGCTGTGCCCCCCTGCACATCAACGGAGAATGT TCaagaaagcccagcagcagCTACACTTCCTAAGGGTGCTCAGGAAGAAGCAACTAAACACCCCGCTGCTGATGACCTTCTACAGATCCACCATCGAGAGCCTGCTGACCTGTGCAGTGACAGTGTGGCACGCCAGCTGCACAGAGGCAGACAAGAAGAGACTGCAGAGGGTG GCGCTACAGATCCATACGGGCCAGAACAGACTCAGGGACAGCTTCTTCCCCAAAGCCATCACCATACTCAACTCAAACTTGTACAAAA GTAACTCGGTCATCCTCACTGTCATTGACCGCTTCTCTAAAGCTGCTCATTTTGTCGCCCTCCCCAAGCTCCCCACTGCTCTAGAGACGGCTCGGCTCCTGACTAACCACATGTTTCGTCTTCATGGGATTCTCACAGACATCGTCTCGAACAGGGGCCGCAGTTCACATCACGGGTCTGGAAAGAGTTCTGCAACGCCCTCGGAGCTCAG ggagctctgtttagttttagcagcagcaagcctgcgctgcgaggaggaggatggcagcaacaAGGaggaacctggatataagaaa ATAGAAGCACCGTGCTCCCTGAGGAAGGACGTGAGGAAGCATCCAGTCTTCAGGAGGAAGTTCCAGTTCTCGGTGCCGGTTCTTCAGTGGGCCGAGAGCCAGAACGA CTGGGAGCAGCTGAAACCTCCATACGGCTGGAAGGAACTTCCTGTTAACG TCCTTGACTCCACCCTCTCCCTTCTTAAAAGCTCCAATCTCTTTGATGGCCGCTCACCTGGCAGGTGCATCCGCTGTGCCGTGGTGGGAAACGGAGGTACCCTCCGAGGGTCCCGGCAGGGAATGAACATCGACAGCCACGACTTTGTCTTCAG GATGAACGGGGCGGTGATCACAGGCTTTGAGGAAGACGTGGGCACGAGGACTTCCTTCCACGGCTTCACCACCAACACCCTGAAGCACACGCTGAGCTGGTACCGTGACAACGGCTTCAACGAAATCCCTCAGAGCCCG gagaccAAATACATCTTCATCCCATCAGACCTCAGAGATTACGTGATGATAGCCGCTGCTATTCGGGAACAGACTGTCAGCTGGGGCACAGATAGAGGAGACAG aCCCTGGGAGCATTTTGGCCACCAAGCAGCTGAAAACTTCAGGCTCCTCCACCCAGGCTTCATCTCCTACGTGACACACAA TTTCCTGTCGTCGCCTCGGCTGGCTGATGTCAGGGTTCGTGAGATGTACATGCCGAGCACCGGTGCTCTGATGCTGATGACTGCCTTACACACCTGTgaccag GTTTCTGCCTTCGGTTTCTACTATGCCTCATTCTCCGATCATTACTACGACTCTGTCTGGAGGCCTCTGAACTTCTACGCCAACCACGACCCGCCGATGGAGGGCCAGCTGTGGGAGGAGCTGTATCGTCAGAGGATCATCATGCTGTACCAGAGGAGCGCAGACAGCTGA